From the genome of Neomonachus schauinslandi chromosome 5, ASM220157v2, whole genome shotgun sequence, one region includes:
- the FIS1 gene encoding mitochondrial fission 1 protein isoform X1: MESIPGGRKAAARKTSRRAGLRVPKDEAGKKFEKKFQSEKAAGSVSKSTQFEYAWCLVRSKYNDDIRKGIALLEELLPKGSKEEQRDYVFYLAVGNYRLKEYEKALKYVRGLLQTEPQNNQAKELERLIDKAMKKDGLVGMAIVGGMALGVAGLAGLIGLAVSKSKS, from the exons ATGGAGAGCATTCCGGGTGGAAGAAAGGCGGCTGCCAGGAAAACGTCTCGCCGTGCAGGATTGAGGGTGCCTAAAGATGAAGCTGGGAAG AAGtttgaaaagaaatttcagtCTGAGAAGGCAGCAGGCTCCGTGTCCAAGAGCACGCAGTTTGAGTATGCCTGGTGCCTGGTGCGAAGCAAGTACAACGATGACATCCGGAAAGGCATCGCCCtgctggagg aGCTGCTGCCCAAAGGGAGCAAAGAGGAGCAGCGGGATTATGTCTTCTACCTGGCTGTGGGGAACTACCGGCTCAAG GAATATGAGAAGGCACTAAAGTATGTGCGGGGCCTGCTGCAGACTGAGCCCCAGAACAACCAGGCCAAGGAACTGGAACGGCTCATTGACAAGGCCATGAAGAAAG aTGGACTAGTGGGCATGGCCATTGTTGGAGGCATGGCCCTGGGCGTGGCGGGTCTGGCTGGACTCATCGGACTTGCTGTGTCCAAGTCCAAATCCTGA
- the FIS1 gene encoding mitochondrial fission 1 protein isoform X2, with translation MEAVLNELVSVEDLLKFEKKFQSEKAAGSVSKSTQFEYAWCLVRSKYNDDIRKGIALLEELLPKGSKEEQRDYVFYLAVGNYRLKEYEKALKYVRGLLQTEPQNNQAKELERLIDKAMKKDGLVGMAIVGGMALGVAGLAGLIGLAVSKSKS, from the exons ATGGAGGCCGTACTGAACGAGCTGGTGTCTGTGGAAGACCTGCTG AAGtttgaaaagaaatttcagtCTGAGAAGGCAGCAGGCTCCGTGTCCAAGAGCACGCAGTTTGAGTATGCCTGGTGCCTGGTGCGAAGCAAGTACAACGATGACATCCGGAAAGGCATCGCCCtgctggagg aGCTGCTGCCCAAAGGGAGCAAAGAGGAGCAGCGGGATTATGTCTTCTACCTGGCTGTGGGGAACTACCGGCTCAAG GAATATGAGAAGGCACTAAAGTATGTGCGGGGCCTGCTGCAGACTGAGCCCCAGAACAACCAGGCCAAGGAACTGGAACGGCTCATTGACAAGGCCATGAAGAAAG aTGGACTAGTGGGCATGGCCATTGTTGGAGGCATGGCCCTGGGCGTGGCGGGTCTGGCTGGACTCATCGGACTTGCTGTGTCCAAGTCCAAATCCTGA